The following are encoded together in the Mycosarcoma maydis chromosome 4, whole genome shotgun sequence genome:
- a CDS encoding ER oxidoreductin (related to endoplasmic oxidoreductin 1 precursor), protein MVSHARSHSGSGELPRRRAWSARQLGVSLALAILTSLTLLLLSGSTTSVTAAVSGARPALFRSPASDNSRGADFLQHVLTKPRTQPRSAAAPSLDTEPICRPTGQIEDASCDYETVETINSQFFDRLDALRKTDFFKFYKVNLFKECPFWNENGFCMNRACSVETEDESNVPEEFRVNRLSSVTTASPNDVVMTGSDASCSCSSTEFCHLDDESSDQGVYVDLLKNPERFTGYAGPSANRVWKSIYEENCFNGVKFVEPARPTWSGGTGFVDKSLLHSSSPALGGLPSGFSGLVSSLQAPLDSGDSEQCLEKRVFYRIISGLHASISIHICHDFLDTKTGEWAPNLECFITRIAEHPERLQNVYFDYVLLLRALSRLDDSKQNFSLRAGDSIEDALAVAQLDELIQDARACPTTFDEAQMFNGQNRDSLELKQEFRQHFRNISTIMDCVGCDKCRLWGKLQVNGIGTALKLLFNRNDERDGVGEVKLQKSELVALVNAAHRIAESLRAVERFRDMYQEQRLASDKAEQTKTLEHSSHTKRVAQANATSAKSFDQAQESAQDETLFKHWLCWLEKQVAACQRSLVHCLQAVGIGVAGRSHNSGSGKHSEL, encoded by the coding sequence ATGGTTTCGCACGCTCGCTCACATTCGGGCAGTGGCGAGCTGCCACGGCGTCGTGCATGGTCCGCCCGTCAACTAGGCGTgtctcttgctcttgccaTTCTCACCTCACTCactctgctcttgctctctgGATCGACTACCTCGGTCACCGCCGCCGTCAGTGGCGCCCGACCTGCTCTCTTTCGCTCACCAGCGTCCGACAACTCGCGAGGCGCAGATTTCCTCCAGCATGTGCTCACCAAGCCGAGAACACAGCCTCGGTCCGCAGCTGCTCCCTCGCTCGACACAGAGCCCATCTGCCGTCCCACAGGTCAGATCGAAGACGCCTCTTGCGACTACGAAACAGTGGAAACGATCAACTCGCAATTCTTTGATCGTCTCGACGCGCTTCGCAAGACCGACTTTTTCAAGTTTTACAAGGTCAACCTCTTCAAAGAATGTCCCTTTTGGAACGAGAACGGCTTCTGCATGAACAGAGCCTGCAGTGTAGAGACCGAGGACGAGTCCAACGTCCCTGAAGAATTCCGCGTCAATCGTCTCAGTTCGGTCACCACTGCTTCTCCCAACGATGTCGTCATGACCGGTTCCGATGCCAGCTgttcctgctcgtcgaccgaATTCTGTCATTTGGACGACGAGTCTTCCGATCAAGGCGTCTACGTCGACCTCTTGAAGAATCCTGAGCGCTTCACCGGCTATGCTGGTCCGAGCGCAAATCGAGTCTGGAAGTCGATCTACGAGGAGAATTGCTTCAACGGCGTCAAGTTTGTCGAGCCCGCCAGGCCTACTTGGTCTGGCGGCACTGGCTTTGTCGACAAAAGCCTGCTACACAGCTCCAGCCCGGCGCTCGGCGGCCTGCCAAGCGGGTTCAGCGGTCTCGTTTCGTCCTTACAAGCCCCTCTCGACAGCGGTGACAGCGAACAGTGTCTCGAGAAGCGCGTCTTCTATCGCATCATCTCTGGCTTGCATgcatccatctcgatccacaTCTGTCACGACTTTCTCGACACCAAGACGGGCGAATGGGCGCCCAACCTCGAATGCTTCATCACACGGATCGCCGAGCATCCAGAACGTTTGCAAAACGTCTACTTTGACTATGTGCTTTTGCTTCGCGCTCTTTCGCGTCTGGACGACTCGAAGCAAAACTTTTCGCTACGTGCAGGAGATTCGATCGAAGACGCTCTGGCCGTAGCCCAGCTGGACGAATTGATTCAAGACGCTCGCGCCTGCCCGACCACGTTCGACGAAGCACAAATGTTCAACGGTCAGAATCGCGATTCGCTCGAACTCAAGCAGGAGTTCAGGCAGCATTTCAGGAACATATCCACCATCATGGACTGCGTAGGATGCGACAAGTGCAGGTTGTGGGGCAAGTTGCAGGTCAACGGCATTGGCACCGCGCTCAAGTTGCTCTTCAATCGAAacgatgagcgagatggcgtCGGCGAGGTCAAGCTGCAGAAGAGTGAATTGGTGGCGTTGGTCAATGCGGCGCACAGGATCGCAGAAAGTTTGAGGGCAGTAGAGCGCTTTAGAGACATGTACCAGGAGCAGAGGTTAGCTAGCGACAAGGCCGAGCAGACCAAGACGCTAGAACACTCGAGTCACACCAAGCGTGTTGCGCAGGCGAATGCTACGAGCGCAAAGAGTTTCGACCAGGCTCAAGAATCAGCGCAAGACGAGACGTTGTTCAAGCACTGGCTTTGTTGGCTCGAGAAGCAAGTTGCAGCGTGTCAGCGATCGCTCGTACATTGCCTGCAGGCGGTAGGCATCGGTGTCGCTGGGCGATCGCACAATAGTGGTAGCGGTAAACATTCAGAGCTATAG
- a CDS encoding cardiolipin synthase (related to CRD1 - cardiolipin synthase) — protein sequence MAITVGLLRCAPALRGVAASKAAWPVSASTCFRLPWFWSSACLPTASFVPPASSLQRASRASARDVSRSVCKSKTAQILALHSQRPSRAWIRNGVGSHSRSFSCSWQVRSQQPPTDTQTSTPSPAPRSPPKPALSEDILTVPNMLTISRLLATPYIGYLVATHQFVPACALLFVASLTDVLDGWIARRTRKYTVFGSIADPAADKALVTTMVISLAVSGMLPLSLTMIILGRDIALVVSAFVIRYRTLEPPKSVARYFNPRLPSASVTPTTISKYNTFLQLLLLGCLTLYPILFPEQPPPTLMPSTNHHIHPSSPYGSTVANAKRYIDPSLTALMWITAATTIWSGIGYLGGAGTAKVLATSASNVSQRMRSSLKPPSPPS from the coding sequence ATGGCTATCACCGTAGGGCTCTTGCGGTGCGCTCCGGCTCTGCGCGGTGTTGCGGCAAGCAAGGCAGCTTGGCCGGTGTCGGCATCCACTTGCTTTCGACTGCCTTGGTTTTGGTCGAGCGCTTGCTTGCCCACTGCTTCATTTGTTCCCCCTGCTAGCAGCTTGCAGAGAGCATCTAGAGCGAGTGCACGAGACGTATCGCGATCGGTATGCAAGTCAAAGACTGCTCAGATACTAGCACTACATTCGCAacggccaagtcgagcttggatACGCAACGGTGTTGGCTCGCATTCGCGCAGCTTTTCATGTTCTTGGCAAGTGCGCTCGCAACAGCCACCCACCGATACGCAaacgtcgacgccatcacCAGCACCACGCTCACCGCCAAAACCTGCACTGTCCGAAGACATACTGACTGTCCCCAATATGCTCACCATCTCGCGTCTGCTGGCGACGCCGTATATCGGGTACCTGGTGGCAACGCATCAGTTTGTGCCTGCGTGTGCACTCCTGTTTGTCGCCTCGCTCACTGACGTGCTTGACGGTTGGATAGCGCGACGGACGCGCAAATACACGGTGTTCGGATCCATCGCGGACCCGGCTGCCGATAAAGCGCTCGTGACCACCATGGTGATCTCACTCGCGGTATCCGGTATGCTTCCGCTATCACTTACCATGATCATCCTCGGTCGCGACATAGCTTTGGTGGTTTCAGCGTTTGTCATCCGCTACCGCACTTTGGAACCGCCCAAAAGCGTGGCTCGCTACTTCAACCCGCGTCTACCCAGTGCAAGCGTCACTCCCACCACGATCAGCAAATACAACACATTCCTACAACTCTTACTGCTAGGATGCTTGACTTTGTACCCCATCCTCTTCCCCGAACAACCACCACCCACCTTGATGCCAAGCACCAACCACCACATTCATCCCTCCAGCCCCTACGGCTCCACTGTGGCAAATGCAAAGCGCTACATAGACCCCTCCCTCACAGCACTCATGTGGATCACAGCTGCAACAACCATCTGGTCCGGCATCGGCTATCTAGGCGGCGCAGGAACAGCCAAAGTGCTCGCAACAAGCGCTTCCAACGTATCCCAAAGGATGAGGAGCTCGCTCAAGCCTCCATCGCCACCGTCATAG